TCACTATTAATAGCTATTTGTCGCAAGCCCGAAGTCGCTTGAGGGACGGCAATTGTTTGAATAACTTGATGATAAGTTGTCGAAAATGGGTCGATATCGAGAACGTAAATCCTGCCGGTTATTCCATCAGTAATATAAGCGTATTCGTCCCTCGAATCAATGACAATTGATTGGGGTGATGCGCCGGTAGGTAAATTGATGGGATTGACTTCAGGAGTATCAGGATTCGTATCGACTTGTTGTAGTGCGAGCGCATCTACTAATGCCACGCTTCTTGAGCCTCCCAATACTACATAAACGCGGGTGGCATCGCTCGTTACAGCCAGTTCGCGGGGTCGATCTGTAATATTATCAGTACCAACAGGAATGCTAACTAATTGCAAGTCGTTGCTGTTGCCATTTTCCACTACTGATTCGGGATCAGTGCCGTCAAGAACTGCCACTCGATCTGCACCCCGCAGCGCTGCAAAAATGTATTCAGCGCCGGTGTTTAACTGAATTTCATTGCTGTCGTATTCGACTTCTTCATATACTGGCTGTGTACTATTTTGACCGACGAGTTCGTTCTGTCTCCGGCTGATAGAAATTTGAGAGACTCCGAGTGCAACGGTGTTGGGAACTTTAACTGCTACTTTAAATTGATTGTCGCCTAATGCTTGGCTGAGATTAGGCAATACGGTTCCTTCATAAACCTCATCCCCGACATAAAATTTAACTATTAAATCTTCAAACCGGCTACCTTTAGGATCACTGCCCTTATCGACTAAAACGTTGGAGCCGGTTAAAAATAAAACCGGCTCTCCCCCCAGAAAAGGATTGTTAGATTCATCATTAAATTGTAGAGAAGCTTTTTGTAAAATAGGTGGTTCTGTTGGGTCATTATCCACAGGAGCCGACATATTTAAGGATGTCTCAAATGTTGCCAGCCCATCCGTAGAACGCTGCACTCCTACTTCAGTAATCACCGGCAACCCTACTTTAGGAATCGCTATAACTTTCACAGAGGAAATATCATAAGTAACTGTAAAAGCAGGGATAGTTACAAAATTGTCAGGCTCAATTAATTGGCCGATATTGCCTCTAGGATCAATAATTCCAAAAAAGGCTAACGGGAAATTATAGTTGAGAGTAAGCTGTCCTTTTACAAGGGTAGCGCTACCAGTAATTTCAGCATAAGCTACCATATATTCGCCTGGTCTAATCACCCCCGGATACGGTGGTGAAGAGGTACGAATCATACCATCATTTCCCACAATTCCTGATTCTTCTTGTAGCCAAATAGGATTCCATGTGCCGGTTTCATCCGGTAATGCTC
This genomic interval from Ancylothrix sp. D3o contains the following:
- a CDS encoding YncE family protein, whose amino-acid sequence is MPAQLAIPAPAGMQAGTEVYFMRKGALPDETGTWNPIWLQEESGIVGNDGMIRTSSPPYPGVIRPGEYMVAYAEITGSATLVKGQLTLNYNFPLAFFGIIDPRGNIGQLIEPDNFVTIPAFTVTYDISSVKVIAIPKVGLPVITEVGVQRSTDGLATFETSLNMSAPVDNDPTEPPILQKASLQFNDESNNPFLGGEPVLFLTGSNVLVDKGSDPKGSRFEDLIVKFYVGDEVYEGTVLPNLSQALGDNQFKVAVKVPNTVALGVSQISISRRQNELVGQNSTQPVYEEVEYDSNEIQLNTGAEYIFAALRGADRVAVLDGTDPESVVENGNSNDLQLVSIPVGTDNITDRPRELAVTSDATRVYVVLGGSRSVALVDALALQQVDTNPDTPEVNPINLPTGASPQSIVIDSRDEYAYITDGITGRIYVLDIDPFSTTYHQVIQTIAVPQATSGLRQIAINS